The genomic segment TCATGGATTTAATCAACAATATAGACATATTTGACAGGAgagaaccaggagagctcaTCTCTTGATGTATCAAAGTACCTGAGGGACGAgggaaaaatatgttttcagctGAAGCAAGTAACATAATATAATTCATGATTTATGCTATGGGGCAGTCTCACCTTGATCGTTTACAACCTGTCAATGCCCAGTTCCTCTGGTGTTGAGATGCCGAGTTCTGCGAGAGTGGGCTTCAACTCTTGGATCAGGTAGGGATAGATGTCTTTGTGGGGGCCTGCTTTGTCCTGCaaagcacaaaaaaatgtaaacaacaaattAGAGCATTTTGTCAAAGGCAGTTTTTTCAAACCTTGCAGCGAGCAGTTAAGTACTGATCAGTCACAAACAATATAACCTTGtgattattttataaaaaaataaatagtaatattgTGTAATTCTTACCTAACAATAACATCTGGTATAACTTAATCATTTAGTCAATGTGAAATACAGTTGTGAACAATGCTCATTTCGATTCCCCATAGCATTAAAgttgcttctcttctctccaactAACAGTCAAAAATTATAAGACTTCTCATTTGTTGCTATAAATGTCATAGAAAAGCAGGAAATCCTtaaatttaagaagctggaaccaacaattaatttgacatttttgcctGAAAATTGACTGACACAGTAAATCAATTCACAAAAGATTTGGAGATTACTTATTTAAGTTTAGCAATCCAATTTCAAGCTCTGTGTCTATCAGAAGTTGCACttccaaactgaaaaaaaaagttcattaaAAAGGTCTATGGCAGTCCTTATGAAGGGACAGCCACTTACCTTAACGGCTTCAAGGATGCGGATGGCGCTGGCCATGTCGTTCAGTCTCCGGCAAGCCCTTAGAGCCGAATCCAGGATCTTGGCCTCGGGTACCAGGTCATACCCAATCAGGGTGTTCATGCcttcagataaaaatcaaaGGGAAAAAGCCCATGAGTCAGCATTAATTATAAGAAAAGAAATATATGCTGGAATATAAAACCCATTAAATGCTCGCAGTTGACGTAGTGGCAATCAAAAGCCTGATAACCACCGCTGGACAACATCAACAGTTACTATAACCAAATAATTAGGCCAAACCTACTTTATAAATCTTTATATTTTAACTGATTATTTTTGTCAAGGTTCTTAATGAACCTTAACTGACACCATAACAATGACCACATCACCAGAATATGGAAAACTAAGTTACCTTTCCTAAGTTCCCAGGCGTCAATGTCAGGCTTACTGAAGTAAGTGACCCAGCGGGCATCAAACTCCTCGTCCGTCTCCACCTTTCCATGGGAGTAACATCTGGAGGCCAGTGGAGCTGGAAAACATCATGCAGACACAGAGatttacatacatgtataaCAACTAACATGAACTTGttacaaaacctttttttttttttttttaccccaaacCATTATTAGTCTTTCTGTCTTAAATAGGCCAAATGttgatttaaatgattaaatagcTTATCAAACATAAGATTATGAATTTGCCCAGGCATTCTGTGCCAACCTTCAATATTCTGGGGTTCTCTCACATTTCTGTTAGTCCATAAAAAGGTCAAGATTCTTGACTGAAGTGTGAATGTTGAACTCATTCATAACTCTTATCCAAACACGACAGAGTAAAGAACAGATCAAGATAACAAGCAGCAATAATGACATATTAAGACTTGTGATAGTGATATATCATAAACATAGCTGTAACTTTCTACATTTTTGCATGACAATAACCCCACCATGAATAAACAGCCTGGCACTGTGGGGCGGCTAAGGTTTTCAAAAAGGCTGAACACAGCGTGTGTATGACTGTGAGTGAGGAAAGCAACATTAAGAACAGACAATGTGGCATTGAATTTGTTTTCCCTCTACAGAGTACAGTCCTTTGAACAAAACATCTTCCGTGAACATTATTCACggagaagagaaaggagaaagCCAGTTTTGCAGGCTCTTATTCATTCAGTGCACACCGTACACTTCCTCTTTCATATCACAAAATGGAGACAATGCCTGTACTAAATGTGATTAAACATGATACAGagtctcttttctttttggaaACATGCAAAGAGTTGAAATAAACTCAAGTCCAAGTACATTGCCTTCATGAGTGTGTGGTTGATGCTGCGAGTCTGGAAAGCCACGAGAGAGGCTGTAGATAATACAGGTCTGTGGACGTGACTTACATGAGGTGTGTTTCTGTTCCTCTAAATAGCCTGCACAGAGAGCTTAGTCATGTGACTCTTCCACTAGATCAAACAACTTGAAATGCAACCATAAAATCCCTCACATTACATTTTACTACATGCAGTATTACTGTATTATTATCACTTTATTCCCCAAATATAATTTactgcacacaaaaaaagcaacagCAGAATATCCCAACAAATCTGACAACTAAATTTTTTCTGtacagacagattttttttttgtatgcctaaacaaactaaataaacatcctctttttgtttccaaGACACaatagacaaactgaccttaacgACCAACCTAATTCCATACTATTCTATTTAGTGTATGTTTGGCGGACCCtaccacctctctagcttcaaacaatgttctggggaccttaatAAATGTGTTATCATTACCTCaataatgttttattactgaaaatctgagtttgaactccaaaactacacagtgctctTAATGTTAATCAAATATTCAATCTTCCCAacacatagtgcagaaacagaaacacaatgaaCATGTTCGAATCATattgttaaaatgaaataaaacacatatgTCAACAAATTGTTTGACCTGACATGTGTAACCTAGCCTGCACAGAAACCCATGAAGTGGACTGTAATTTGAGCTTATGAATGACGACCTAACTGCGGAAGTTAAGGACAGTTCACCTGGGGTGAATATGAGCATCGAGACAGACACCTTATTCTAGACTTCCACTGTAAACTATTCATACATGTGAAACATATAGGTGTATACATAAGTGATATGCGCTGCAGATGAGTTAAACAGTAAAAATGCGCATAAACTGCGGTCACTGACTCTTTTGAACTCACTAAGGAGGGTCATCACAAGGTCGTGACAATTTTTGATACAATTCATTTCGCGCctctttatttaaaatattctATGAATGGAGAAAATGCAACACAATATCCAGGTCAAGGCCAAAAGGATGGCTAACCATAAAAATATGTCAATGTCACCCTAAGATACcttttacacatacacacacacatagcaggagctaagctaggaAGCTAGCCGGGCAAGCGAAATGTAGTCATCTTTAAAATAAGAGGCCTTCTAACTTCAGGGCAGGTGTAACGCGGGCTGCCGTACCTGAGTAGCAGGGTCGTGACCGAGCCAGGCTCCGGGCCCCTGTGGCTGACAGTCGGAACACGGCTCGGAACATGGTACCGTGGGTGCTAACCGTGCTGGATGCTAAAGAGGGAGACTCTGGACGGATAAACACGATGAGGGCGACGACGGTCACGTGACTGACGGAGATAGCCGAAAGCGTCAACGTCAAAGCTGCTGATTGGTCCGTTTGTTGACCACGTACTCCCGACGCTGACTGATgggtttattgtattttatttatttatttatttttaagtttttattaaCATTCTACTATAAAACTATGGCTTTTGAATTGCATGAGTGACATAAACTTCTAACG from the Sparus aurata chromosome 4, fSpaAur1.1, whole genome shotgun sequence genome contains:
- the LOC115579772 gene encoding cytochrome c oxidase subunit 5A, mitochondrial, whose product is MFRAVFRLSATGARSLARSRPCYSAPLASRCYSHGKVETDEEFDARWVTYFSKPDIDAWELRKGMNTLIGYDLVPEAKILDSALRACRRLNDMASAIRILEAVKDKAGPHKDIYPYLIQELKPTLAELGISTPEELGIDRL